The proteins below come from a single Vidua chalybeata isolate OUT-0048 chromosome 1, bVidCha1 merged haplotype, whole genome shotgun sequence genomic window:
- the LOC128784559 gene encoding prostatic acid phosphatase-like, with protein sequence MRARQLVCGIWSLCFLFCLFCIFLHQTTAKRKLKFVSLVFRHGDHTPQEFFPTDKHKEIARQQGYGQLTKLGIQQQYELGQYMRRRYSHFLSVVYKQCEIYVQSTDCDHTLMSAQASLAGLYPPTQDQIWNPKILWQPIPVHTMPLSQDNLLYLPFSHCPKYKELLRETFATRDFQRQFKHYKHFLKFLASHTGYPLKKLTSERIWKLSDTLQYEDINNYTLPVWATHGVRTKLIKLSELLLQAEFGFHKQIQKSRLQGGILLKTILKHILDARKPSYHQKMVLYSTHAATIAALQMALNVFNGKLPPHSACHFFELYQEKNGQYTIEMYYRNNSLREPHPLTLPGCKFRCPLERFTHLVSPILVHYWTRECRM encoded by the exons ATGAGAGCAAGGCAGCTGGTCTGTGGAATTTGGAGTCTGTGTTTCCTGTTCTGtcttttctgcatctttcttCACCAAACAACAgctaaaagaaaactgaagtttgTGTCCCTA GTATTTCGCCATGGTGATCATACCCCACAGGAGTTTTTCCCAACTGATAAGCACAAAGAAATTGCAAGACAACAGGGATATGGCCAACTTACCAAG CTTGGCATACAACAACAGTATGAACTTGGCCAGTACATGAGGAGGAGATACTCTCATTTCCTGAGCGTTGTATACAAGCAGTGTGAG attTATGTTCAAAGCACTGACTGTGATCACACACTTATGAGTGCTCAGGCAAGTCTTGCTGGACTGTACCCCCCAACACAGGATCAGATttggaaccccaaaatcctttGGCAGCCAATTCCAGTTCACACAATGCCACTGTCACAGGATAAT ttgctATACCTACCTTTCTCACACTGCCCAAAATACAAGGAGCTTCTGAGAGAAACCTTTGCAACTAGGGATTTCCAAAGGCAATTCAAGCACTACAAG CATTTTTTGAAGTTTCTAGCCAGTCATACGGGATATCCATTGAAGAAGTTGACAAGTGAAAGGATTTGGAAGCTCTCTGACACTTTACAATATGAG GATATTAACAATTACACTTTACCTGTTTGGGCTACTCATGGTGTCAGGACCAAGCTGATAAAGCTGTCAGAATTGTTATTGCAGGCGGAATTTGGGTTCcacaaacaaatacaaaaatcacGTTTGCAGGGAG gaattcttttaaaaactattcTAAAGCATATCTTAGATGCTAGAAAGCCTTCATACCATCAAAAAATGGTTTTGTATTCCACG CATGCAGCCACCATTGCTGCCTTACAGATGGCACTCAATGTCTTCAATGGGAAATTGCCTCCTCACAGTGCCTGCCATTTTTTTGAActttaccaggaaaaaaatgg GCAATACACCATAGAAATGTACTACCGGAATAATTCCTTGAGGGAGCCTCATCCCCTCACCCTCCCTGGCTGCAAATTTCGCTGTCCCCTGGAGAGATTTACTCATCTGGTCTCTCCCATCCTCGTACACTATTGGACAAGAGAATGTAGAATGTAG